A stretch of Arachis hypogaea cultivar Tifrunner chromosome 15, arahy.Tifrunner.gnm2.J5K5, whole genome shotgun sequence DNA encodes these proteins:
- the LOC112750085 gene encoding chaperone protein dnaJ 16, giving the protein MPGHRSKSSEKHADGGGAKPLRRDPYEVLGVSRNSTDQEIKTAYRKMALKYHPDKNANDPKAADMFKEVTFSYNILSDPDKRRQFDTAGFEAVESDNQELELDLSSLGAVNTMFAALFSKLGVPIKTTVSATVLEEALNGVVTIRPLPLGQFISRRVEKQCAHFYSVTITEEEAQAGFVCRVHSSDKSKFKLLYFDQEENGGLSLALQEDCAKTGKVTSAGMFFLGFPVYRLDQTMNSISAAKDPDTSFFRKLEGFQPCELTELKAGTHVFAVYGDNFFKSANYTIEALCAAPFSEEKENLRNIETQILSKRAEISKFETEYREVLAQFTEMTSRYANEMQEIDELLKQRNEIHAAYTVAPLKRSSSKSRNKSSSNEAIEEGQTKEKRNTRERPKKKRWYNIHLRVDKRKAC; this is encoded by the exons ATGCCGGGGCATCGGTCCAAGTCGTCGGAGAAGCACGCCGACGGCGGCGGCGCCAAGCCGCTCCGGCGGGACCCTTACGAGGTCCTCGGCGTCTCCCGCAACTCCACCGATCAGGAAATCAAAACCGCTTACCGCAAAATGGCTCTCAA ATATCATCCTGACAAGAATGCTAATGATCCTAAGGCAGCTGATATGTTCAAAGAGGTTACCTTTTCATACAATATATTGTCAGATCCTGACAAGCGTCGTCAGTTCGACACAGCTGGTTTTGAG GCTGTTGAATCGGATAACCAAGAGTTGGAGTTGGACCTTTCAAGTTTGGGTGCTGTGAATACAATGTTTGCTGCACTTTTTAG TAAACTCGGTGTGCCAATTAAGACAACTGTATCAGCAACTGTTTTGGAAGAGGCCCTCAATGGTGTAGTGACCATTCGTCCACTTCCATTGGGACAGTTTATTTCTAGAAGG GTTGAGAAGCAATGTGCACATTTCTATTCAGTTACAATAACAGAAGAGGAAGCACAAGCTGGATTTGTTTGTCGAGTGCACTCATCAGACAAAAGCAAGTTCAAG TTGCTATATTTTGATCAAGAAGAAAATGGTGGATTAAGTCTTGCTCTCCAG GAAGACTGCGCAAAAACAGGGAAAGTTACCTCTGCTGGAATGTTTTTTCTTGGGTTTCCTGTTTATCGATTGGATCAGACCATGAACTCA ATATCTGCTGCAAAGGATCCAGATACATCATTTTTCAGAAAGCTTGAAGGGTTTCAACCCTGTGAATTGACAGAACTGAAGGCTGGTACCCATGTGTTTGCAGTTTATG GTGACAATTTTTTCAAAAGTGCAAACTATACGATAGAAGCTCTATGCGCTGCACCATTTagtgaagaaaaggaaaatttaagAAACATTGAAACTCAAATTTTGTCTAAAAGGGCAGAGATATCAAAGTTTGAGACAGAGTACCGAGAG GTTCTGGCGCAGTTCACAGAGATGACAAGTAGATATGCAAATGAAATGCAAGAA ATTGATGAACTATTAAAACAACGAAATGAAATACATGCAGCGTACACTGTTGCTCCTTTGAAACGGAGTTCAAGTAAGAGTCGGAATAAAAGTTCTTCCAATGAGGCGATAGAAGAGGGCCAGACAAAAgagaagaggaatacaagagaacgaccaaagaagaagagatggtaCAACATCCACTTAAGAGTTGATAAGAGAAAGGCTTGCTAG